The DNA segment ACCAGCACCTGGGGCGCGCCCAGGGCCTCGCACGCTTCCGCGTAAAAGGCGCGGGCCTGGGAACCATCGGTGATGTCCACGGGCCGGGCGAAGACCTCGGCCCCCAGACCCCGGAGTTCCTCGGCGGCATGCTCCAGCGCCTCCGCACCCCGGGCGCCGATGGCCAGCCGGGCGCCCTCTTCGGCCAGGGCTCGGGCGATGGCCAACCCCAGGCCCCTGCTCGCTCCCGTGACCATGACCACCTTGCCCTTCAGATCCAGGTCCATCGTCATCCTCCTTGATCGGGGCGCGGGTCGGCCGGCGATCGGGATCGACCCGCCAGCCCCTCCAGGTCCAACACCACCAGCCCCTCGGCCGTCACCCGCAGGGACCCCTCCCGCCGAAACCGGGCCAGCACCCGGTTGGTGGTCTCCCGGGTCACGCCGGCCATGCGGGCCAGGGTCTCCTGGTTCAGGTGGGGCGGAAGCCGGAGCCCATCGTCGCCGGGGAGGCCTGCCCGCCGGGCCAAGCGCTCCAGGATGCGGGCCACGCGGGTCGCTGCGTCGGCCAGGGTGAGCTCCCGCACCTGGTCCTGCAGCAGGCGAAGCCGCTGGGAGAAGAGGAGCAACAGCCGCACGGTGAGATCCGGGTTCCGGCTGAGGACCGCGAGGAACGCCGCGCGCGAGACCTCCCCCAGCTCGCTCTCCTCCAGACAGGTGGCGGTGGCCGGATAGCCGCCGCCCTCCAGCAGGCCCACGTGGGGGAAGAGGTCCCCCCTGGCCAGGACCGAGAGGATCTGCTCCCGGCCCTCGCCGTCGGCGGTGGCCGCCTTCACCATGCCGCGGCCCACCAGGTAGATGGCCCGCACGGGTTCGCCTTCCCGGAAGACCACCTCGCCGGTGTGGAAGCGGCGGGGTTCCACCACGCGGGCCAAAGGCGCCAGGTCCTCGGCCGGCAACCCCTCCAGGGCCGGAATCCGACCAAGGATTTCGCTCCAGCGGGACGAACGGTGATCGGGCATGGCCACCCCCGGCGTTCATTATAGCCTGCGGAGCGGAGCGGGTGGCGGGCGCCCCGAAGAGGCGTGCGGACGTTGAGGACCGCCGGGGGACTGCCGAAAGGAATCCAAGGGTCGGTGCCCGGGTTCGCACGGTTTCGTGGACCCTGCGACGGCGTGAGAGCGACTTCGGCGGAGCGAGGCCGCCCTCGAGAGGACGATGCCACCTTCCACGGCTCCTCAAGTTGAACCAACAACCCAGAGAACTTCCAAGCAGTACACGTTGACCGCATAGGGCTTTTGTGCAAAGATGGGCCCGATCGTGGCTTCGGTGTGCGTCATATTCTGTGCGTGGGCGGGTGAACCGGGCGGAGCGGGGCTCAGGGCCCCGCCGCTGGCATTCGCCATCGGCAACGGTAGGAGGGGCCTCCCCTGATGATGCGACGCGATCCCCACAACCCCGTGATCACGCCGGCGGACGTCATTCCATCCCGTGAAGGCCTGGAGGTGATCGGGGCCTTCAACGCGGGCGCGGCGAAGATCGGGGAGGAGACCCTGCTTCTGCTGCGGGTGGCTGAGCGCCCGACCAACGACGACCCAGACTACGTCGCCTTCCCCCACGCGAGCGAAGACGGGGACGGGGTTCAGGTGCTCCGGATCCGCCGCGACTCGCCCGACGTGGACGTGTCGGACCCGAGGGCCGTGGTCTACCGGGGCCAGCTCCACCTCACTTCCATCTCGCACCTGCGCCTCGCGCGGAGCACCGACGGCGTCCACTTCCGGGTGGACCCGCAGCCGACGCTGGTGCCCTCGGGGATGTACGAGGAGTACGGCATCGAGGACCCCCGCATCACCTACCTGGACGGCCGGTACCTGATCGTCTACACTTCCGTCTCGCGGCGGGGCGTCACCGTCTCCCTGATCCGGACGCCGGACTTCCGCACCTTCGAGCGGATGGGCGTGATCTTCCCTCCGGAGAACAAGGACGTGGCCATCTTCCCTGCCCGGGTGGGCGGACGGTACGCGGCCCTGCACCGGCCCAGCGCCCGCGGCCTTGGAAGCCCCGACATCTGGCTGGCCTACTCCGAAGACCTGCGCCACTGGGGCGATCACCGCCACCTCCTGGGGGTGCGCAAGGGTATGTGGGACGGCGTCCGCATCGGCGCGGGGTCGGTCCCCTTCATGACGGAGAAGGGGTGGCTCGCCATCTACCACGGGGCGGACGAGACCCGCTACTGCCTGGGGGGTGCCCTGATGGACGCGGAGGCGCCCCACGTGGTGCTCGCCCGCTCGCAGGACCCGATCCTGGTGCCCGAGGCGCCTTACGAGACCAACGGTTTCTTCCACAACGCCGTCTTCACGTGCGGCACCGTGGTGGAGCCCGATGGAACCCTGCGCATCTTCTACGGCGCGGCCGATCAATCCATCGCCCTGGCGGTCACCAGCGTGGACGAGGTCCTGGACTCCCTGGAGCCGGTGCCCGTGCGGGCTCGCTGACCTCTCGCCGGCCTGCTGCCGGCGGGCAGCGCGTCTCGGAGCGGTCCCGCCGGTCACCGGTCCACGACGCGGGAGGGATCTGCCCGGCAGGTGCGGGGACCGCCGGCCCCGAACCACTCAAGCGAAGCGGAAGGAGGACCCCCTATGCGGTTCGGGCCGATGGAGCTGGTCATCATCTTGGTCATCGCCCTGCTCATCTTCGGGCCGGGCAAGCTGCCCCAGGTGGGCAAGGCGATCGGCAAGGGGATGCGCGACTTCAAGGAGGCCCTATCGGGCGGCGAGCAGGCCTCCAACCCCGACGACCCCGGCCGGGAGCGGCGGAGCTAGCATCGGGGTGCGACGAAGGGCCCACCCGGCGCGTGGGCCCTTCGTCCCGGTTCAGGCTGTTCGGGACAGATCCTGGATGGCCTGAGGGCAGCTCGCCGCCACCCGAACGGCGTCAGCGCACCTGGCCCTCGCCTTCCACCAAGAACCGGACGGTGGTGAGGGCCTCGAGCCCCATGGGCCCGCGGGCGTGGAGCTTCTGGGTGCTGATGCCCACCTCCGCCCCGAGGCCGAACTCGCCCCCGTCGGTGAAACGGGTGGAGGCGTTGACGTAGACTACGGCCGCGTCCACCTCCTGCTGGAAGCGGTGGGCAGCCTCCAGCGAGCGGGTGACGATGGCCTCCGAGTGGCCGGTGGTGTAGCGGGCGATGTGGGCCAGGGCCTGGTCCAGGTCGTCCACCACCCGCACGGCGAGGATCAGGTCCAGGTACTCGGTGGCCCAGTCCGCCTCGGTGGCCTCCTCGGCCCAGGGAAGGTGGCGGCGGGTTTCGGGGCAACCCCGGAGGGTGACGCCCTTCTCCCGCATCGCGTCGCCGAGCCGGGGCAGGAAGGCCGGGGCCGCGTCGCGGTGGACCAGCAGGGTCTCCATGGCGTTGCAGACGGCCGGTCGCTGGGTCTTGGCGTTGACGGCGATGCGGAGGGCCATCTCCAGGTCCGCATCCTGGTGCACGTAGGTGTGACAGTTGCCGGCACCCGTCTCGATCACGGGAACCCGGGCCTCGGCCACCACGGCCCGGATGAGCTCGGGGCCGCCCCGGGGAATGAGGACGTCCACCAGGCCCGGCGTGACCATCAGCGCCCGGGCGCTTTCCCGCCCGGGAGGAAGGAGGTTCACCACGTCCGGCGGCGCGCCGGCCGTGACGGCGCCCGCCCGAAGCGCCTCCACGACGGCCCGGTTGGAGCGGTGGGCCTCGCTCCCGCCCCGCAGGAGGATGGCGTTGCCGGCCTTGAGGGCCAGCGCCGCGGCTTCCGCGGTCACGTTGGGGCGAGCCTCGTAGATGAGCCCCACGACCCCCAGGGGCACCCGCACCTTCCGGATGCGGAGCCCGTTGGGGCGCACCCAGCCCTCCCCCCGGCCCAGGGGGTCCGGCAGAGCGGCCACCTGCTGGAGGCTCTCGCCCATCGCCGCGAGACGCCGCTCGTCCAGGGCGAGCCGGTCTCGGAAGGCGGGCGGCCTACCGGCCGCCGAGGCCGTGTCCTCGCGGTTGGCGTCCAGGATCGGGCCCGCGGCCTCCTCCAGGGCCTCGGCCATCGCGCGGAGGAGCCGGTCCCTCGTCGCGGTGGTGGTGCGGGCAAGCCACCGTGCGGCCTGCCGGGCGGCGCTGGCTTGGGCCCGGACCGCCTCGATCTCGCCAGCGACCGCTTGCTGCCTTTCCATCAGGCATCCTCCTCCATGAGCACCAGGTTGTCCCGGTGGATCAGCTCCGCGTGGGGCAGGGCGGCCAGGGCGCGGCGTCGCTCCTCGCCCTCGAGGGCCAGGATGGGCTCGAGCTCGGCCTGAGCGACGGTGACCAGCCCCCGGGCGATCTCCCGGCCGTCGCCGTCCAGCACGGCCAGGAGATCCCCGGCGCCGAAGGAGCCGCCCACGGCCGTGACCCCCACGGGGAGCAGGCTCTTTCCCCCGTGAAGGAGGGCGTTCTGGGCGCCGGCGTCCACCTGCACCCAGCCCCGGGGCCGGTCGTGGAAGACGATCCAGCGCTTCCGGGCGGAGAGGCCGCCCCGGGCGGGGAAGTACGTTCCCGGTATCCGGCCCGCGAGGAGGCGGTGCCACGTCTCCTCGTGCTCTGTGTGGGCCAGGGCGGCGGCCACGCCCGAGCGGGTGGCGAGCCTGGCCGCCTCCAGCTTGGTGGCGATCCCGCCCGAGCCCAGGGGGCCTGGACTCCCTCCGGACCGGAGGAGCTCAGGGCCGATGCGGGCCACGGTCGCCAGGCGGCGGGCGCCGGGGGCGCGGCGGGGATCCGCCTCGTAGAGGCCGTCCACGTCCGAGAGCATCAGGAGCAGGTCTGCGTCCACCAGGATGGCCACCAGGGCCGAGAGGGTGTCGTTGTCGCCCAGGCGGATCTCCTCCACCGCCACCGTGTCGTTCTCGTTGACGATGGGGAGCACCCCCCAGGCGAGGAGGGTGATGAGGGTGAGCCGGGTGTTCAGGTAGCGGCGGCGATCCCGCACGTCGGAGCGGGTCAGGAGCACCTGGGCCACCTGGACGCCCGCCGGGCGGAAGAGTTCCTCGTAGGCCTGGATCAAGCGCCCCTGGCCCACGGCCGCGAGCGCCTGCTTCTCCCTCAGGCCTTGAGGGGGCCGGTCGGGGAGGACGTCGCGCCCCGCGGCCACGGCCCCCGAACTGACCAGCACCAGCTCGTGGCGGCGGCGCAGGGCCACGAGCCGCTCCACCAGGCGGGCCATGCGCGCTTCGTCCAGCCCGCCTTCGGGGCGGCTGAGGCTGCTCGAGCCCACCTTCACCACCAGGCGGCGGGCGCCTTCGAGGGTGGCCGCTGTTTCCTGCGACGGATCCAAGGGAAGGTTCCTCCTGTGCCGGGTGGGCATGGTGACCCGTCTCCGATTCCAGCGGGGACGGGTTGCGAGGCGAGCCCCCGGCGCGCCGGCCCCGTCAACCCGAGTTCCGCAGTCCTCCCACCACGCCGTTGATGCTCCGGAAGATGGCGTCCTCCAGCACAGCCTGCTCCTCGGGGGGCGAGGCCGCCCGGTGCCGCCGGATCATCTCCACCTGAAGGTAGCTCAGGGGGTCCACGTAGGGGTTCCGCAGCCGGATGGAGCGCTGCAGGACGGGCTGCCCGTCCAGGAGCTCGCTCCGGCCCGAGAGCCGCAGCACCCACTCGCGGGTTCGGCGGAACTCGTCCTCGATCAGGTCCAGGAACTCCTTCCCCTCGGGGGCCAGGCGCGCGTAGAGGCGGGCCACCCCCAGGTCCGCCTTGCACATGGCCATCTCCAGGTTGTCCATCAGGGGCTGCCAGAAGGCCCACGCCTGGGCCATCTCCTGCAGGAGGGCCAGGTTCTCGGGCGATTCAGTGGCGAAGCGCTCCAGGGCGGTGCCGACGCCGTACCAGCCAGGGATGAGGTGGCGGCTCTGGGTCCAGGCGAAGACCCAGGGGATGGCCCTGAGACCCTCCATCTCCTCCATGTCCGGGCGGGAGCTGGGACGGGAGCCGATCTTGAGCCGCTCGACGTACGCGATGGGCGTGGCCTGGCGGAAGTAGGCCTCGAAGCCGGGGCGCTCCACGAGCCCCCGGTAGGTGGCCAGGGCGAGCTGGGAAAGCCGGTCCGCCGCCTCCTCCCAGGCGCTGTGGGCACCCACGGTGCGGGCGGCGGGCATCCGGGCCTGGGGCACGCTGGACCAGATGGCCGCCGTGGCCAGCTGCTCCAGGTTCCGCATGGCCAGCTCGGGCTGCAGGTAGCGGGAGGAAAGCACCTCGCCCTGCTCGGTGATCCGCATGGCGCCGGGCAAGCTCCCGGGCGGCAGGCCCATGAGCGCTTTCACGCTTGGGCCGCCGCCCCGGCCGATGGCACCGCCGCGGCCGTGGAAGAAAGTGATCTCCACGCCCCGCCGGCGGGCGGCCTGCATGAGACGGCGCTGGGCCTGGTAGATCTCCCAGTTGCTGGTGAAGTAGCCCCCGTCCTTGTTGCTGTCCGAGTAGCCCAGCATCACCTCCTGGTGGTTACCGCGGGCGGAGAGCTGGGCCTGGTAGGCGGGAAGGGTCCAGGCGCCCTCCAGGATCGCGCCCGCCCGGCGCAGGTCGCCGATGGACTCCACGAGCGGCACCACGTCCACCCGGCTCTCCGCGGGCGGATGCTCTCCAGGCGCGGGCTCCCAGCGGAAGAGACCGGCCTCGCGGGCCAGGAGGAGCGCCTCCCAGAGCGCCTCGGGGCCGTGGACCATGCTGATCAGGTAGGCGCACGCGGCGGGCGGGTCGATCGCCTCCTGGGCCCAGCGGATCACCCGCAGGCTCTCCAGGATCTCGGCCAGCTCGGGGTCCACCCCGGAGCCGGCGGAGGCGGGCTCGCCCAAGAGAGGTGGGCCCGCCAAAAGGCGGTTCCAATCCGCCGGGGAGGTGGGCGGGCGAAGGCCGGCCGCCTCCAGCAGGGAGCGGGCGGCGCGGCGGACCCGGGCGCCGTCCTCGCGTACGTCCATGGCGGCCAGGTGGAAGCCGAAGAGCTCCACCTGCCGGATGAAGAGGTCCAGCTCGTCCAGGTGGGGCCGGGCCGGAGAGGTGGCCCCCAGGGCCTCCTGGATGCGGTGCAGGTCGTCCAGGAAGGCGGCGGCGTTGGGGTAGCCCCGGGGATCCGCCGGGGCGGGGGGCTCCCCGCGGAAGGGGCTGAAGGAGTCCAGGTCCGCCACGCCCTCGGGGTCCGCGGGCGGCCGGGCGAGCTCCAGGCGCCAGCGGGCGTAGACCCAGGCTTCCCGGAAGGGCTCCCCGGGGAAGCGCCCCGCGGCCCAGCGGTAGACGTCGGGGAAGGCCGCCCGGTAACTCTCGAGGAGCTCGGTGAGGCCGGGGGGCACGGAAGCCAGCCGGACGGACTGGCTCATGCGGCTTCCCAGACGGTCCAGGTGCTGCAGGTAGCGGGTGATCACCAGCCGCTTCTGGGCCAGGAGCGCCCGGCGCGTGACCTCGGGGGTGACCCGGGGGTTGCCGTCCCGGTCCCCACCGATCCAGGTCCCGAAGCGCAGGATGCCGGGCACCCGCAGGGAGGCTCCCGGGTAGGCGTCGTTCAGGGCCCGCTCCAGCTCGGCCAAGAGCCGGGGTGCCACCTCCAAGAGGGTCCGCTCGAAGTAGAAGAGGCCCTCGCGTACCTCGTCGAGCACGGTGGGCCGGCGCTCGCGCAGCTCGTCGGTCTGCCAGAGGAGGCGGATCTCCTGCCGGAGCCCCTCCAGGACCCGGCGCCGCTCGGCGGGCACCAGGCGAGGGTCGTCCAGCCGCTCCAGGAGGGCGGCGATGCGCTGGTGGTGGTCGATGACGGTGCGGCGCAGGGTCTGGGTGGGGTGGGCGGTGGTCACCAACGTGATGCGGAGACGGTTCAGGACCTGCTGGAGCTGCTCGGGCCCCACGCCGGCCTCCCGGAGGTGAACGGCCAGGTCCTCGGGCGAGCCCGCCTGGCCCGTGGGCCGGTCGAGGCGGTACTGGCGCCGGCGCCGGGCCCGGTGGCGCTCCTCGGCCAGGTTCACCAGCTGGAAGTAGAGGGAGAAAGCCCGGATGAGCCGCAGGGCCTCCTCCTGCGGCAGAGCCGAGATGCTCGCCTCCAGCTGGTGCTCAAGCTCGGGCGAGGCCCCCTCGCGTAAGGCCTTGCACGTGCGCCGCAGGCCCTCGACCTGCTCAGCCAGCCGCGGAGAGACCTCCTCCGCCAGGATGTGCATCAGCATGTCGGCCAGGATGTGCACGTCCCGGCGAAGGGGGCGATCCTGGGGACGCCACTGGATGGGCGCTTCCCCGGGCCTCGCGGGGCCGGGCACCAGGTTGCGTGCGAGATCGTTCACCTTTCAGGCCTCCCAACGGCGGCGGGTCGCACGAGAGGCGGCGACCAGGGGCGGGAATCGTCGCCTCGTCGCGGGCAGAGAGCGGTTGCGGTTAAACGCAAATAATACGCCGGGCGGTGGAAGACTCCTGCAGGAAAGCGATCAGCGAACGGGCCGAATCCAGGGGCGCCACAGGGGTCGCAGCCGGAGGGGCCGAGACAGGTGCCCCCGTTGCGGGCGGAGCGCGCCCAGGCGCAGCGGAGGGGTGTGGGGCACCTGCACTGCGCGCGCGAAGAAGGCCAGAGCCACCAGGCGGAGGGTGCCCGAGAGGAGGAACATGCCCCGGGTGCCCAGGAAAGAGACCAGGAACCCGCCCAGCATGGGCGCCAACCCCGCGGCGAGGCCCACCGCCGTGTTGTAGGCGGCCACGCGGCCGGCCTGGTTGTGCGGCGGCAGTACCCGCAGGAGCAAGGTGAAGGCGGCCAGGTTGTAACCGGACCAGGCCATCCCGCCCAGGAGCTCCAGGCCGAAGACATACCAGGGGGCGGGGATGACCGCCCAGAGCAACGCCAGCAGGCTCGCCCCCAGCCCGCCCAGGATCACGATGTTCCGGTCGCCCAGGGTGACGGTGCGACGGCCCCAGTACCGCTGGCCGATCATGGTCACCGTCAGGTTGGTGGCGGTGGTGAGGCCCCAGATGGCCTCGTTGCCGCCGAGCACCTGCTTGAAGTGGACGGCGAAGAGGGGGGCGGGGAGGTTCACCGCGAAGGTCCAGGCGAAGGATGTGAGGATGTACCGGCTGAAGGGCTGGTCCGGCCGGAAGGCCCGGGTGACGGCCCGCAGCCGCGCCCCGAAGCCCAGGTGGAGCCCGGGCGAGAGGGGCGGGTGGGGTTGGGGGGCCGCCTCGGCCGGCGGGTGATCCGGCCCGCTGGAGGGGGCGTGCGACGGCCGGTGGGCGGGCTCCAAGGGCTCCACCGGCATACGGGTGACGCTCTCCACGGCCAGCAGTCCCGCGAGGGTGGCCACGCCGAAGAGGGCGGCGTAACCGGCGGGGTATCCGGCCAGGCGTACCAGCCAGCCGCCCGAAGCCGCGGCCAGCAGGGCCGAGAGGCTCGCGTACAGGTTCCGGTTGGAGAAGTAGCGCCCCCGCAGGCGGAGGGGCACCGCCTGGGCCATGAGGGTGGTCCAGGCCGGCACCGCCAGGCTGATCACCGCCGTGCGCAGCGAGAGGAGGCCGATGAGGAGCGCCACGGCCGTATCGGCGGGGAGGTCCAGGAAGGGCAGGAGAGCCACGGGGAGCCAGAGGAGCCGGCCCAGGCTCCCCAGCAGGTAGAGGCGGCGGTGCCCGAAGCGCTCGGCCAGGCGGGCGGCGGGGATCTGGAAGAGGTTGCCCAGGAGGGTGGGGAAGGCCGCCACGAGGCCGATGGCCGCCGGTCCGGCGCCCAGGGCGAGGGCGAACATGGGGATGAAGGGGAGCATCGCGTTCTCGCTGGCGCTGCTCCAGATGCCATCCCACAGGCTTGCGTGCATCGCCTTCCGGTTGGGCCTCGCCGGGCGGCCTGCCGGTCGGGCGGCTGGCCGGGCTCCGGCGCCCGGTCCTTGCGGGCTCTGCTCCACGGGTCTCACCTCCCCCCTCACTCCCGTCGGTCTATCGTCCGGTGCGCTCGAGACGGACCACCGTCTCCACGTGGGGCGTGTGGGGGAAGAGGTCCAACGCCCGCACCTGGTTCACCCGATACCCGAAGGGGAGGAGGTGGACCAGGTCCTCGCCCAGGGTCTGGGGATTGCATGAGACGTAAACCACCCGGCGGGGCGCCGCCCGGCCGATCTTCCGCATCACCTTGCCGCCTGCCCCCGAGCGCGGCGGGTCCAGGAGCACCAGGTCCACGCCACCCAGGCCGGCCGCGGCCTCGGGCAAGAGCAGCCGCACCGGGCCCGCGAGGAAGCGGGCGTTGCTGAACCCGGCCGCCTCGGCCAGGCGACGGGCGCTCTGGACCGCCTCCTCCACCCACTCGATCCCCACCACGTTCCGCACCCGGGGCGACAGGGCCAGCGCGAAGGTCCCCACGCCGCAGAAAAGGTCCAAGACGCCGTCCGTGGGCGCTGCTTTCGCCAGCTCCAGGACTGTGGCCAGCAGTCGCCGGGCCTGGAGCGTGTTGGTCTGGAAGAAGCTCTCCACCGCCACCGGGTAGCGAAGCCCCCCCAGCTCCTCCTCGATGGCCTCCTCGCCCCAGAGCACCTGCACCCGGTCCACCTTGAGCGCGTCCGAGGGCGCCTCGTTCACCACCCACAGCAGGCTTCGGAGGCCGGGCACGACCCGGGCCACCGCCTCGCGGAGGGCGCCGGCGCCAGGAAGCGCTTCGGCCCCGGCGGTCACCAGCGCGACCATCCGCTGGCCCGTGGCCCTGCCTTCCCGCAGGAGCAGAGTACGGAGGAAGCCCGTGTGGGTGCGGGGGTCGTAGGCGTCCAGGCCGTGCGCCAGGGCCCACCCTTCCACGGCGCGCACGGCCGCCAACAGCTCCGGGGGAGCGATGAGGCACCCGGCGGCGGGAACCACCTCGTGCCAGCGGCCCCGGCGATGGAAGCCGAGCCGGACGCCTCGGGACGGGTCGTGCCCAAAGCTCAGGTCCACCTTGTTCCGGTAGCCCCACGGCTCCTCCATGCCTATCACGGAAGGTACGTCTACCGTCACGCCCGCTCGCGCCAGGGCCTCTTTCACCCGGCGTCGCTTGAAGGCCAGCTGAGCCGGGTAGTCCAGGTGCTGGAGGCTGCAGCCACCGCACTCGCCGTAATGAGGGCAGGGGGCCGCCACACGCTCGGGAGCAGGCTCGAGCACCCGCAGCAACCGGCCCTCCACCCGGTGCCGGTGCCGGCGGGCAGGGATCGCCTCCACCCGCTCGCCGGGGAGCGCCCCGGGGATGCGCACGCGGTCGGCTCCCCGCGAGGCCAGGCCGACCCCCTCGGCATCCAGTCCCTCGATGCGCAGGTCCATCACCTGCTCGGCAGCCTGATCGGGCATCCTGCGCCTCCTGTTCCCACGACGCCCAACCCCTGCAGCGTCCCAGATCCCGGTTCGCTACCGGCTCGTGGGACCCTGCCGCCCGGCGGGTGGAACTTAGCTGCCCGCTACCTGGAGGACTCCGCCGGCAGGGCGCGCCCGTCTCCTCCGCAGGAGAGAGCTGGAGGGTGGAGAGGATCGCCCGCTGCGCGGAGGAGTGGGGCCTGCCGAAGGGTCTTGCCTAGGGCCTGACGTGGCCGGGTTCGCCTTCCGGAGCGGGTCCGGGGTCTGGCACGACGGGTTCCCTGCGCAGCTCCCGCCGGAGCCAGCGGAGCAGCAGGAGGACCATGGGGATGCCGTAGGTCATGTGCCCCATCATCCACATGATGCCCGAGCCCAGGGCCTGATCGGCCACGGGGCTCAGGCCCCACAGGCGGGGCGCCAGGCGGTACGGTGCGTAGACGGCCTCCTCGGCGATGGCCAGGGGAAAGCTCACGGCCCAGTTGGCCACGTTGGCCCCGAAGAGCATGAGGATCCGCGTCCCCTCGGAGATCCCCGAGGGCTGCCCGCCCGGCGCCAGGACCACGCTCCAGAAGAGGAGGCCCAGCGCCAAGTAGAGGAGGTGCTGCACCGCGTGGACCCCGGGGTGGACCAGGGCCGCCTCGTACGGCGAGGGAACGTGCCAGACGGCGAAGTTGCCCGCAAAGAGAAGGAAAGCGGGCAAGGGCCGGAGGAGGGCCCGCACCCGTGGTGCCAGACGGGAGCGCTGGCTCAACCAGACGGTGAAGCCCGGGGGCAGGCCCAGCACCAGGAGGACGGGGGCGACGCTCATGGTGAGGACATGCTGCACCATGTGGAGGGTGAAGAGGTAGCGCTCGCCGCCCTGGTCGAGAGGGGATTCCCAGGCCAGGAAGAGGATCACGAGCCCGGCCCAGAACGCGTAGGCCCGCCCGGCCCGGACGGGGAAGCGGCGGCGTACCCGCTCGTAGCTGGCCACGGCCAGGGCGAGCCCCAGGAGGATCATGGGGTCCAGGGACCAGTCGCCCCACCCGAGGGTGGCCGTTCGAGCCGGTCCTGCGACGCCGTGGGCCAGGACCGGGCCCGGAAGGAGCCAGGCGGTCGCAGGCAGGAGCCTTCGGATCCAGACGGTCTTCTGGGGAGGACGGTCGCATGCCCGCCGCGGCGCCGCCATGAGAAACCCCTCCTTACCCGGGCCATCTTCGCCGCCGCTCTTGCGAACCCCTCCTGGTTGCGAGCTCGCCCGGCCGCTCCGCCGGGGAGGGAGCCGCGGCCCGATCGTGGAAGCTCCTGCCGGGAGGGCCCGCCCGTGGGACGGGGCGGGTGTCCGGTGCGGAAGGACCGGGGACGGGGGTGGACCGGAGTGGACGACGTGACGATCCCCGCGGGGGACGGGGCATGGAGCAGGCCGCTGGTGGAGGCGGTGGCCCGGCTGCGGGGGTTGCTCCAGGAGCCCGATCGGGCCGGGCGCTGGCAGCGGCACCTGGAGCAGCAGGCGGACGGTTTCGCGCAGATGGAGGCCGCGGTCCTGGAGGGGGAGCCACTCACCGTGCGTGCGCCCCTGCCGGGGTTCGAGGACCGCGCCGCTGCCGGAGCCCCCGAACCCGGCGCGCTCCCGGCGAGCGGCAGCCCACACGGGCCGGGCGCGCCCCCGGGTCCCGTGCAGGAGCTGGGGGTGGTGCAGCTCCGGGACGCCCTCTGCCGCGGGGCCGTCTCGGCCCGGCAGGTGACCCAGGCCTACCTGGAGGCCTCTGAGCCCGGGGCGCCCGCCGCCGGCCTCAACGCCTTCACCTCCCGCTTCGTGGATGGGGCCCTGAAGGAGGCCGAGGCGGCCGACGAGCGGCTCCGCGCCCAGGGGGCACCCGGGGAGGGGGGCGGTCTGCTGGGCGTGCCGCTGGCGGTGAAGGACCTGATGGAGATCGGCGGATACGGCACCACGGGGGGATCCGCAAGCGTGGTGGCCGAGCGGCAAGGAGACCGGTCGGCACGCCCCGAGGCCGCCGCGGTGGCCCGCCTGCGGCAGGCGGGGGCGGTGGTGCTGGGCGCCACCAACCTGCACGAGCTGGCCTACGGCATCACCAGCGAGAACCCCCACTTCGGATGGGTGGGCAACCCCCTCCTGACGGGGCACACCCCGGGCGGCTCCAGCGGAGGATCGGCGGCGGCGGTGGCCGCGGGCCTGGCCGCGGCGGCCCTGGGGACCGATACGGGCGGGTCCGTCCGCATCCCCGCCGCGGCCTGCGGCGTGGTGGGGCTGAAGCCTACCTACGGCCGGGTG comes from the Limnochorda pilosa genome and includes:
- a CDS encoding amidase; translated protein: MGRGGCPVRKDRGRGWTGVDDVTIPAGDGAWSRPLVEAVARLRGLLQEPDRAGRWQRHLEQQADGFAQMEAAVLEGEPLTVRAPLPGFEDRAAAGAPEPGALPASGSPHGPGAPPGPVQELGVVQLRDALCRGAVSARQVTQAYLEASEPGAPAAGLNAFTSRFVDGALKEAEAADERLRAQGAPGEGGGLLGVPLAVKDLMEIGGYGTTGGSASVVAERQGDRSARPEAAAVARLRQAGAVVLGATNLHELAYGITSENPHFGWVGNPLLTGHTPGGSSGGSAAAVAAGLAAAALGTDTGGSVRIPAAACGVVGLKPTYGRVPRTGVLPLGFTLDHVGPIARRVEDAAALLEVLAGPDGRDSTCTGGPVSGLVDALVGDRGQRLPTWRVAWLAGAFVEAVEPEVAHAVARVAGLLQDEGLQVGRLELPELARAPLAQFFTLAAEALAAHYERLRRFGDRMGEDVRFRLELGRFLLATDYLRAQQLRRAIQEAVLEAFRRWDLLLLPTLPLAPPPSGTRQVRVAGQEWPLQAAFTRLTSPFNVTGLPALTLPAGEGRGWPPAVQLVAPPWQEERLLRVGARLEERLGPGAP